In a single window of the Acidimicrobiia bacterium genome:
- a CDS encoding DMT family transporter, translating to MPGKWTAAVVLAAVAAAWGTIPLIVRTVDLPAEQLVAARLWLGALPLLIWVVARRQHHLPAADRARVLTLGVVLAAHWAAFFWSLKTTTVAIALVLVYLAPVLLAALAPRILGEHTDKRTWVAVAMALLGVVLVARPGGGATLSGTVAGLIAAATLAALILIGKPVAQRLGGLRLAAYEHTVAALVMTPWALAALFEVPWEATDNPPAVESWWQLLVLGMVLTGLSGVLYWTSVSRLRVTSVGVIMYVEPASAVVWAALFLGETPGLPAALGVVLVILSGIVAAVAGGYRADRGVAAQGIR from the coding sequence ATGCCCGGGAAATGGACTGCCGCCGTTGTTCTCGCCGCGGTTGCAGCGGCTTGGGGAACGATCCCGCTCATTGTTCGCACTGTCGATTTGCCGGCGGAGCAGTTGGTTGCTGCGCGGCTGTGGTTGGGAGCGCTGCCGCTCCTGATCTGGGTAGTTGCCCGGAGACAACATCATCTCCCGGCTGCCGATAGGGCTCGAGTTCTGACGCTCGGTGTGGTACTCGCCGCTCACTGGGCCGCCTTCTTCTGGTCCCTCAAGACGACCACGGTTGCGATTGCGCTCGTGCTCGTTTACCTGGCACCTGTTCTGCTGGCCGCCCTGGCTCCCCGGATTCTGGGTGAACATACCGACAAGAGAACCTGGGTCGCCGTAGCAATGGCGCTGCTGGGCGTCGTGCTCGTTGCCCGACCGGGTGGGGGAGCGACCTTGTCTGGAACGGTGGCCGGGCTGATCGCGGCGGCGACGCTGGCTGCTCTCATCCTGATCGGAAAACCGGTCGCGCAGCGACTTGGTGGGCTCCGCTTGGCTGCCTACGAGCACACGGTTGCTGCCCTGGTAATGACCCCGTGGGCCCTGGCGGCGCTCTTCGAGGTTCCGTGGGAGGCGACCGACAATCCACCGGCTGTGGAAAGCTGGTGGCAACTCCTGGTTCTCGGCATGGTGCTGACGGGTCTTTCCGGCGTTCTCTACTGGACGTCCGTCTCCCGGCTGCGCGTCACGAGCGTCGGTGTGATCATGTACGTCGAGCCGGCCTCGGCCGTGGTCTGGGCTGCTCTATTCCTTGGTGAAACGCCCGGTCTTCCCGCTGCTTTGGGAGTTGTGCTCGTGATCTTGTCCGGGATCGTGGCGGCGGTCGCCGGCGGATATCGGGCGGACCGGGGCGTCGCAGCTCAAGGTATTCGATGA
- a CDS encoding MBL fold metallo-hydrolase yields MWQEIAEGVYRRRYESLDLNVGVVIGGEGVLVIDTRASHRQAQQLLDELRTLTRLPPRWVLNTHYHWDHCWGNALFPAAQLWGHERCRSALMNDGEAARAGVLERLTEEHRADVEEVVITAPDHTFGVRHAIDLGGRIVEFKYLGLGHTDSDVVVQVADSGTLFAGDLIEEGAPPSFSDSFPLNWPETLDALLEMTRGVVVPGHGDIVDRAFIETQRAEISALAGLARAAYVAGERVDEVDVHTSPYPEEPTRTAIQRAFLQLED; encoded by the coding sequence ATGTGGCAGGAGATCGCGGAAGGCGTTTACCGCCGTCGGTATGAGTCGCTCGACCTGAACGTCGGCGTCGTGATCGGCGGAGAGGGCGTCCTCGTCATCGACACGCGTGCCTCTCACCGCCAGGCTCAACAGCTCCTGGATGAACTGCGGACGTTGACCAGGCTTCCGCCACGCTGGGTACTGAACACCCACTACCACTGGGATCATTGCTGGGGAAACGCGTTGTTCCCGGCTGCCCAGTTATGGGGCCACGAGCGATGTCGAAGTGCGCTCATGAACGATGGAGAAGCAGCTAGGGCCGGGGTTCTCGAGCGGCTCACCGAAGAGCACCGGGCGGACGTCGAAGAGGTGGTCATCACTGCTCCCGATCATACGTTTGGCGTCCGGCATGCCATCGACCTGGGAGGGCGCATCGTTGAATTCAAGTATCTGGGGCTCGGGCACACCGACAGTGACGTTGTTGTTCAGGTGGCCGACTCGGGGACGTTGTTTGCCGGCGATCTGATTGAGGAGGGCGCTCCACCCTCCTTTTCCGACTCGTTTCCGCTGAACTGGCCGGAGACTCTGGATGCTCTGCTGGAGATGACGAGGGGTGTGGTCGTCCCCGGTCACGGAGACATCGTCGACAGGGCATTCATCGAAACGCAGAGGGCCGAGATCTCCGCGCTCGCCGGCCTGGCCAGAGCAGCTTATGTTGCCGGCGAACGGGTTGATGAGGTGGACGTCCACACGAGCCCCTACCCCGAAGAGCCGACCAGGACGGCGATACAGAGGGCCTTTCTCCAACTGGAGGACTAG
- the dcd gene encoding dCTP deaminase codes for MIFSDRTIKEAIESRRIEIDPFEPSFVQPSSIDLRVDRFFRVFENHKYPHIDPKAPQLDLTTLVEVDDEEAFMLHPGEFVLGSTLERVRLGDDIVARLEGKSSLGRLGLLIHSTAGFVDPGFDGYLTLELSNVATLPIAIYPRMKIGQISFYQLSTEADHPYGTDRAGSKYQGQRGPTPSRVHEDFNP; via the coding sequence ATGATCTTTTCGGACCGGACCATCAAAGAAGCCATTGAGAGCCGTCGTATCGAGATCGACCCGTTCGAGCCCTCCTTCGTGCAGCCATCGAGCATCGACCTCCGCGTCGATCGTTTCTTCCGGGTCTTTGAGAACCACAAATACCCTCACATCGATCCAAAGGCTCCTCAACTCGACTTGACCACACTGGTTGAGGTCGACGACGAAGAAGCGTTCATGTTGCATCCCGGCGAGTTCGTCCTCGGCTCAACTCTCGAGCGGGTGCGGCTTGGCGACGACATTGTCGCCCGCCTCGAAGGCAAGTCGAGCCTCGGCCGCCTCGGACTCCTCATCCATTCGACGGCGGGATTCGTCGACCCCGGATTCGACGGATACCTGACCCTCGAACTATCAAACGTGGCGACTCTCCCGATCGCCATCTATCCACGAATGAAGATCGGACAGATCAGCTTCTATCAGCTATCCACAGAAGCAGACCATCCGTATGGGACCGACCGGGCCGGGTCCAAGTACCAAGGTCAGCGCGGCCCGACGCCCAGTCGGGTCCACGAGGACTTCAACCCTTAG
- a CDS encoding PhzF family phenazine biosynthesis protein has protein sequence MSRTCHVVRVFTRGATGGNHLGVVIRSEGLGTLDMQAIATELGFSETIFLIPGDPPAVRIFTPGREMPFAGHPLVGMTWILRELDVQQTDRLLCGIGLVRVGFDGPDAWIEAPPDRPVRAAPGADQVAATLGLVAPISAAWVDMPISYLVLELESPEAVADVSFTEDAMAATGVGELYLYAWANGDRAKSRFFAPEAGVFEDPATGSAAVALASKLANEGRSSGTILIDQGDEIGHPSTIGLNWSPDRVRIGGGVSMEEVRLLDELDRQPHRPHTD, from the coding sequence ATGTCACGAACATGCCATGTCGTTCGTGTATTCACGCGCGGAGCGACAGGAGGCAACCACCTCGGAGTGGTGATCAGGTCTGAAGGACTTGGGACTCTCGACATGCAGGCGATCGCCACAGAACTGGGTTTCTCCGAGACCATCTTCCTCATACCCGGTGATCCGCCGGCGGTACGGATCTTCACGCCGGGTCGAGAGATGCCGTTTGCAGGCCATCCTCTGGTCGGAATGACCTGGATCCTCAGGGAACTCGATGTGCAACAGACGGATCGGCTCCTCTGCGGGATCGGCCTCGTTCGGGTCGGCTTCGACGGTCCGGATGCCTGGATCGAGGCACCGCCGGACCGACCGGTCCGTGCGGCCCCCGGCGCCGATCAGGTGGCGGCGACGCTCGGGCTTGTGGCACCAATCAGCGCGGCTTGGGTCGACATGCCTATTTCGTACCTCGTGCTCGAACTCGAATCACCAGAGGCTGTGGCGGATGTGAGCTTCACCGAGGACGCCATGGCGGCGACGGGAGTTGGCGAGCTGTACCTGTATGCATGGGCGAATGGAGATCGAGCCAAGTCGAGGTTCTTCGCGCCTGAGGCGGGGGTATTCGAGGATCCGGCTACCGGGAGCGCGGCAGTTGCGCTCGCCTCGAAGTTGGCGAACGAAGGACGTTCGAGCGGAACCATCCTCATCGATCAAGGTGACGAGATCGGACACCCTTCGACAATCGGACTGAACTGGAGTCCGGACCGGGTACGCATCGGGGGAGGGGTGTCTATGGAGGAGGTCCGGCTGTTGGACGAGTTGGACCGGCAGCCTCACCGGCCGCACACTGATTAG
- a CDS encoding cation diffusion facilitator family transporter: MATEGSRKAVFAALTGNALIAVAKFIAAALTGSAAMLSEAWHSVADTGNQTLLLRGLAQSRRAPDAQYPFGRGKETYFWSFMVAVMLFVGGAVLSIQHGIDALQHPHELESISVNVLVLGLAFVIEGSVFLFAYREFKRERGSRSNWRTFRGTKNASILVVLLEDSAAILGLVIALAGMFLSAATGDAVWDAIASLMIGALLATVAVLLATETKALLIGEAASRSDRSGVMAAVLSLPQVSGVGRLLTMHMGPEQVLVNIEVDFVDGLDSAGVEAAIDTVEAAIRSSLPHAGNIFVELETAHRG, from the coding sequence ATGGCAACTGAAGGTTCACGAAAGGCGGTCTTTGCCGCCCTCACCGGGAACGCACTCATTGCAGTTGCCAAATTCATTGCTGCGGCCCTCACCGGCTCGGCCGCCATGCTCTCCGAGGCTTGGCACTCGGTGGCCGACACGGGCAACCAGACCCTGTTGTTGCGCGGCCTCGCTCAATCGCGGCGGGCTCCCGACGCCCAGTACCCCTTTGGACGCGGCAAGGAGACGTACTTCTGGAGCTTCATGGTTGCGGTCATGCTCTTCGTCGGTGGCGCCGTGCTCTCCATACAGCACGGGATCGACGCGCTCCAACATCCCCACGAACTCGAATCCATCTCCGTCAATGTTCTAGTCCTGGGCTTGGCGTTCGTGATTGAGGGCTCCGTATTCCTCTTTGCCTACCGGGAGTTCAAACGCGAACGAGGCAGCCGCTCGAACTGGCGGACCTTCCGTGGCACCAAGAACGCTTCCATCCTCGTTGTGCTCCTCGAAGACAGCGCAGCCATCCTCGGTCTCGTCATTGCCCTCGCCGGCATGTTTCTTTCCGCGGCAACCGGGGACGCTGTGTGGGACGCGATCGCCTCACTGATGATCGGTGCCCTTCTCGCCACCGTTGCCGTTCTCCTGGCGACGGAAACGAAGGCACTGCTGATCGGCGAGGCGGCGAGTCGGTCCGACCGATCGGGTGTGATGGCGGCGGTGCTGTCACTCCCGCAGGTGAGTGGCGTCGGCCGACTGCTCACCATGCACATGGGCCCCGAGCAGGTGTTGGTCAACATCGAGGTCGACTTCGTGGATGGTCTCGACTCTGCGGGTGTCGAGGCGGCGATCGACACCGTCGAAGCAGCCATCCGGTCGTCGCTGCCGCACGCCGGCAACATCTTCGTCGAGTTGGAGACCGCCCACCGTGGCTGA
- a CDS encoding homoserine kinase has protein sequence MAEATAPGSSANLGPGFDTLALALEITCRVVAVRAPEWMVSHHGPHAPAPGDDDAVLLAARTAVGAENPLKLEVYNEIPLGRGLGSSAAAFVAGAAAGLRAVDQQADTAVVLRLASDLEGHADNVAASVFGGLVAAVGSLAQPLVLHPSLRLVIAVPSRRLPTKWARQALPEIVEHDVAARSVARVVALVEAFRTADPRLFAAAAGDELHEAPRGPLFPEAEDLMFTARSAGAVHTCWSGAGPSILAVVDGDGVEAVATALREALGSEGTVLLPAIAFQGLR, from the coding sequence GTGGCTGAGGCTACGGCACCAGGATCATCTGCCAACCTCGGACCGGGATTCGATACCCTGGCACTCGCCCTGGAAATCACCTGCCGGGTGGTGGCCGTACGTGCCCCTGAATGGATGGTGTCCCATCACGGGCCGCATGCTCCTGCGCCGGGGGACGATGATGCTGTGTTGCTGGCCGCCCGCACCGCCGTCGGCGCAGAGAACCCCCTGAAGCTCGAGGTGTACAACGAGATACCGCTCGGCCGGGGACTCGGCTCATCGGCTGCCGCATTTGTCGCAGGCGCGGCCGCTGGTTTGCGGGCAGTTGATCAGCAGGCGGATACGGCCGTTGTGTTGCGGCTGGCTTCCGATCTGGAAGGACACGCCGACAATGTGGCCGCCTCGGTATTCGGTGGATTGGTGGCTGCGGTGGGTTCGCTGGCCCAGCCACTCGTGCTGCATCCATCGCTGCGCCTAGTCATTGCCGTTCCGTCGCGACGTCTCCCGACCAAGTGGGCGCGTCAAGCACTTCCGGAGATCGTTGAACACGACGTGGCGGCCCGATCGGTCGCCAGGGTCGTGGCACTGGTCGAAGCCTTCCGTACCGCGGATCCAAGGCTTTTCGCGGCGGCGGCCGGTGATGAGCTTCACGAAGCGCCGCGCGGCCCGCTGTTTCCCGAGGCCGAAGATCTGATGTTCACCGCGCGATCGGCGGGCGCCGTCCATACATGTTGGAGCGGAGCCGGACCGTCGATCCTGGCGGTCGTCGATGGGGATGGGGTAGAGGCGGTGGCTACGGCTCTTCGAGAGGCACTCGGTAGTGAGGGCACAGTTCTCCTTCCCGCCATCGCCTTTCAGGGGCTCCGTTGA
- a CDS encoding aurora kinase A-interacting protein, whose product MGSLVKKRRKKMSKHKYRKRLKANRHKRKR is encoded by the coding sequence ATGGGTTCGCTGGTCAAGAAGCGGCGCAAGAAGATGTCGAAGCACAAGTATCGCAAGCGCCTCAAGGCAAACCGCCACAAGCGCAAGAGGTAG
- a CDS encoding PAC2 family protein yields the protein MKAFTWHSQPELRDPTVFVGFSGWSDAADAASGAVAYLLEQATDVELLASIGAEEFFDFSQTRPEIHITDGITQGIEWPAIRLSRARLPGADHDLVVVEGPEPEFRWPTLTDHLVDAFHEMEASAVVLFGAFIGRVAHTLPVPIMAVASDETLLKDNQLLATDYQGPTGLVGALNAACSSAGFSTVGLWAAIPHYLAGNPNPRAMMALLEKASEITGIAINLEAIEIEAIAFHRHIEAAVAASTELQEYVGGLEDDADDLIMEPEAGERLVNEIERFLREPE from the coding sequence ATGAAGGCGTTCACCTGGCACAGCCAACCGGAGTTGCGCGATCCGACGGTGTTCGTCGGGTTTTCCGGATGGAGCGACGCGGCCGACGCAGCCAGTGGAGCCGTCGCCTACCTGCTCGAGCAGGCAACGGACGTCGAACTACTCGCCTCCATCGGTGCTGAGGAGTTCTTCGACTTCAGCCAGACAAGGCCCGAGATTCACATCACCGACGGGATTACCCAGGGGATTGAGTGGCCGGCCATCCGGCTGTCGCGTGCTCGCTTGCCGGGGGCGGACCACGATCTGGTCGTGGTTGAAGGCCCCGAACCAGAGTTTCGGTGGCCGACCCTCACCGATCACCTCGTCGACGCCTTCCACGAGATGGAGGCCTCTGCCGTCGTCCTCTTTGGTGCGTTTATCGGCAGGGTCGCACACACGTTGCCGGTTCCCATCATGGCGGTTGCCAGCGATGAGACCCTTCTCAAGGACAACCAACTCCTAGCTACCGACTATCAGGGGCCGACGGGCCTCGTCGGCGCGCTCAATGCGGCTTGCAGCAGTGCGGGATTCTCGACGGTGGGACTCTGGGCAGCCATTCCGCACTACCTGGCAGGCAACCCCAATCCCAGGGCAATGATGGCCCTCCTCGAAAAGGCCTCTGAAATCACCGGGATCGCGATCAACCTGGAGGCAATCGAAATCGAAGCGATTGCTTTCCACCGTCACATTGAAGCAGCGGTGGCGGCGTCGACGGAGCTCCAGGAGTACGTCGGAGGGCTGGAGGATGACGCAGATGACCTGATAATGGAGCCGGAAGCCGGTGAGCGTCTCGTCAACGAGATCGAACGCTTCCTTCGCGAGCCGGAATGA